In Balaenoptera ricei isolate mBalRic1 chromosome 4, mBalRic1.hap2, whole genome shotgun sequence, the following are encoded in one genomic region:
- the LOC132364340 gene encoding double homeobox protein 4-like protein 4: protein MDSSSSSGTYSTSTGRLSRPSRRRRLVLRLSQKDTLQALFQQNPYPGITTRERLARELGIPESRIQVWFQNQRRRRLKQSRLLSENAFKGGQSQPLRPPPPQALTRESLGREARRKRTFISPSQTRVLVQAFERDRFPSIAAREELAHQTGIPEPRIQIWFQNRRARHPKQSASGPVNALAEGPDATSAVTALSDQSPPPTVHSSSHRYPPSHAPESTQSFAAATPVFSPTFLVPGAASGCCVGHPLMFIVVQPSLAALQGCQYPQPLPVTVPWGEGTHAVIASGQPAQGDILPPAPPETHFWPQQPTSSEETSPQLEQQPQHSALPGSSSLLDELLSDADILDKAGPFPNADAEEEELAATLEAPLSEEEFQALLDMLPGSPVPQA from the exons ATGGATTCGTCGAGCTCGTCCGGCACATACAGCACCTCCACAG GCCGACTCTCAAGACCATCTCGAAGGAGGAGGCTGGTTCTGAGGCTGAGTCAGAAGGACACCCTGCAAGCACTCTTTCAACAGAACCCCTACCCCGGGATAACGACCAGAGAACGGCTGGCACGAGAACTGGGCATTCCAGAAAGCAGAATTCAG GTTTGGTTTCAAAACCAACGAAGAAGACGCCTAAAGCAGAGCCGATTGCTGTCGGAGAATGCCTTCAAAGGAGGGCAGTCGCAGCCGCTGCGGCCGCCACCACCTCAGGCTTTGACTCGAG AAAGCTTGGGAAGAGAGGCCAGGCGAAAGAGGACTTTCATCTCTCCTTCTCAAACAAGGGTCCTTGTGCAAGCCTTTGAGAGGGATCGATTTCCATCCATTGCTGCCAGGGAAGAATTGGCTCACCAGACAGGAATTCCCGAACCTCGAATCCAG ATATGGTTCCAGAACCGAAGAGCTCGGCACCCAAAGCAGAGCGCTAGTGGGCCTGTGAATGCCCTGGCCGAAGGACCAGATGCCACATCAGCCGTGACTGCCCTGTCGGACCAAAGCCCCCCGCCCACTGTCCATAGCAGCTCTCATCGTTATCCTCCCTCTCATGCACCTGAGAGCACGCAGTCCTTTGCTGCGGCCACTCCTGTTTTCTCCCCCACCTTTCTTGTGCCAGGGGCTGCCTCTGGGTGCTGTGTGGGCCACCCGTTGATGTTCATCGTGGTCCAGCCCAGCCTGGCAGCACTTCAGGGATGCCAGTACCCGCAGCCTCTTCCGGTCACAGTTCCGTGGGGCGAAGGGACACATGCTGTCATCGCCAGTGGGCAGCCTGCCCAGGGGGACATCTTGCCGCCTGCACCCCCAGAGACACACTTCTGGCCGCAGCAGCCAACCTCAAGTGAAGAGACATCTCCCCAGCTGGAGCAACAGCCCCAGCACTCAGCCCTTCCAGGCTCCTCAAGCCTCCTGGATGAACTCTTGTCAGACGCGGACATTCTGGACAAGGCAGGCCCTTTTCCGAATGCGGACGCAGAGGAAGAGGAACTTGCCGCAACCCTGGAAGCCCCCCTCAGCGAGGAAGAATTCCAGGCCTTGCTCGACATGCTGCCAGGCTCCCCAGTGCCACAGGCTTAG
- the LOC132364338 gene encoding double homeobox protein 4-like protein 4 encodes MDSSSSSGTYSTSTGRLSRPSRRRRLVLRLSQKDTLQALFQQNPYPGITTRERLARELGIPESRIQVWFQNQRRRRLKQSRLLSENAFKGGQSQPLRPPPPQALTRESLGREARRKRTFISPSQTRVLVQAFERDRFPSIAAREELAHQTGIPEPRIQIWFQNRRARHPKQSASGPVNALAEGPDATSAVTALSDQGPPPTVHSSSHRYPPSHAPESTQSFAAATPVFSPTFLVPGAASGCCVGHPLMFIVVQPSLAALQGCQYPQPLPVTVPWGEGTHAVIASGQPAQGDILPPAPPETHFWPQQPTSSEETSPQLEQQPQHSALPGSSSLLDELLSDADILDKAGPFPNADAEEEELAATLEAPLSEEEFQALLDMLPGSPVPQA; translated from the exons ATGGATTCGTCGAGCTCGTCCGGCACATACAGCACCTCCACAG GCCGACTCTCAAGACCATCTCGAAGGAGGAGGCTGGTTCTGAGGCTGAGTCAGAAGGACACCCTGCAAGCACTCTTTCAACAGAACCCCTACCCCGGGATAACGACCAGAGAACGGCTGGCACGAGAACTGGGCATTCCAGAAAGCAGAATTCAG GTTTGGTTTCAAAACCAACGAAGAAGACGCCTAAAGCAGAGCCGATTGCTGTCGGAGAATGCCTTCAAAGGAGGGCAGTCGCAGCCGCTGCGGCCGCCACCACCTCAGGCTTTGACTCGAG AAAGCTTGGGAAGAGAGGCCAGGCGAAAGAGGACTTTCATCTCTCCTTCTCAAACAAGGGTCCTTGTGCAAGCCTTTGAGAGGGATCGATTTCCATCCATTGCTGCCAGGGAAGAATTGGCTCACCAGACAGGAATTCCCGAACCTCGAATCCAG ATATGGTTCCAGAACCGAAGAGCTCGGCACCCAAAGCAGAGCGCTAGTGGGCCTGTGAATGCCCTGGCCGAAGGACCAGATGCCACATCAGCCGTGACTGCCCTGTCGGACCAAGGCCCCCCGCCCACTGTCCATAGCAGCTCTCATCGTTATCCTCCCTCTCATGCACCTGAGAGCACGCAGTCCTTTGCTGCGGCCACTCCTGTTTTCTCCCCCACCTTTCTTGTGCCAGGGGCTGCCTCTGGGTGCTGTGTGGGCCACCCGTTGATGTTCATCGTGGTCCAGCCCAGCCTGGCAGCACTTCAGGGATGCCAGTACCCGCAGCCTCTTCCGGTCACAGTTCCGTGGGGCGAAGGGACACATGCTGTCATCGCCAGTGGGCAGCCTGCCCAGGGGGACATCTTGCCGCCTGCACCCCCAGAGACACACTTCTGGCCGCAGCAGCCAACCTCAAGTGAAGAGACATCTCCCCAGCTGGAGCAACAGCCCCAGCACTCAGCCCTTCCAGGCTCCTCAAGCCTCCTGGATGAACTCTTGTCAGACGCGGACATTCTGGACAAGGCAGGCCCTTTTCCGAATGCGGACGCAGAGGAAGAGGAACTTGCCGCAACCCTGGAAGCCCCCCTCAGCGAGGAAGAATTCCAGGCCTTGCTCGACATGCTGCCAGGCTCCCCAGTGCCACAGGCTTAG